A region of Paraburkholderia largidicola DNA encodes the following proteins:
- a CDS encoding ion channel produces the protein MSATPPESNPHRVRKGRILDRKIRMRSHTVIAHGLPLRVWQDLYHRALTISWPVFFISLALVFLVLNSVFASLYELGGADIANQNPKGFAGAFFFSVETLATVGYGDMHPQTLYGHLVATFEIFVGMSGIALATGLIFARFSRPRAKIMFSQYAVVRPIDGRTTLMVRTANARQNVIVEARARLRLMRLERSSEGYVLRKIYDLRLVRDQQPMFYLGWNLMHVIDEASPLFGETPESLAEQDASLLITIEGSDENTAQTMQARYSWPIDDIRWQHRFVDLIREVNGVSHIDYTHFDDVEPLQPHELQQAPTG, from the coding sequence ATGAGCGCGACCCCGCCCGAATCGAACCCTCACCGCGTGCGCAAAGGCCGGATTCTCGACCGGAAAATTCGTATGCGTTCGCACACCGTGATCGCGCATGGCCTGCCGCTGCGCGTCTGGCAGGACCTCTATCACCGCGCGCTGACGATCAGCTGGCCTGTGTTCTTCATCTCACTGGCGCTCGTGTTCCTCGTGCTGAACTCGGTCTTCGCGTCGCTCTATGAACTCGGCGGCGCGGACATCGCCAATCAGAATCCGAAAGGGTTCGCCGGCGCGTTCTTCTTCAGCGTCGAAACGCTTGCGACCGTTGGGTACGGCGACATGCATCCGCAGACGCTTTATGGGCATCTCGTCGCGACGTTTGAAATCTTCGTCGGCATGTCGGGCATTGCGCTGGCCACCGGGCTGATCTTCGCGCGCTTTTCGCGGCCGCGCGCGAAGATCATGTTCTCGCAGTACGCGGTCGTGCGCCCTATCGACGGACGCACCACGCTGATGGTGCGCACCGCGAACGCACGTCAGAACGTGATCGTCGAGGCTCGCGCGCGGCTGCGGCTGATGCGTCTGGAGCGCTCGTCGGAAGGCTATGTGCTGCGCAAGATCTACGACCTGCGGCTGGTGCGCGATCAGCAGCCGATGTTCTATCTCGGCTGGAACCTGATGCATGTGATCGACGAAGCCAGCCCGCTTTTTGGCGAGACGCCCGAGAGCCTCGCCGAGCAGGACGCTTCGCTGCTGATCACGATCGAAGGTTCGGACGAAAACACCGCACAGACGATGCAGGCGCGCTATTCATGGCCCATCGACGACATACGCTGGCAGCACCGCTTCGTCGACCTGATCCGCGAAGTGAACGGCGTGAGCCATATCGACTACACGCATTTCGACGATGTCGAGCCGCTTCAGCCGCACGAACTGCAGCAGGCGCCGACGGGCTGA
- a CDS encoding carbohydrate kinase family protein, whose translation MSASPEFHAEFPEFVSAGDILTDLVRTGPASWLSVPGGAGWNVARAVARLGLPTACAGSLGVDNFSDDLWNASVAAGLDMRFMQRVERAPLLAVVHQTHPPAYFFMGDNSADLAFDPSKLPEGWMSHVKWAHFGCISLVRQPLGATLAKLAAELRERGVKISFDPNYRNLMAHGYEPTLRQMASLADLIKVSDEDLRLLFKTDDEAAALAQLRAMNPTAIVLVTRGSETATLIDGDRIVEAKPPRVAVADTVGAGDASIGGLLFSLMTAPQRKWEEHLAFSLAAGAAACRHSGAHSPTLDEVVSLLQD comes from the coding sequence ATGAGCGCGAGCCCTGAATTTCACGCTGAGTTTCCCGAATTCGTTTCCGCCGGCGACATCCTCACCGATCTCGTGCGCACGGGTCCCGCAAGCTGGCTGTCGGTTCCCGGCGGCGCGGGCTGGAACGTCGCGCGCGCGGTCGCACGGCTCGGTTTGCCGACGGCCTGCGCCGGATCGCTCGGCGTCGACAATTTCTCCGACGACCTGTGGAACGCGAGCGTCGCCGCGGGTCTCGACATGCGCTTCATGCAGCGCGTCGAGCGCGCGCCGCTGCTCGCCGTCGTGCATCAGACGCATCCGCCCGCGTATTTCTTCATGGGCGACAACAGCGCGGACCTCGCCTTCGATCCGTCGAAGCTGCCCGAAGGCTGGATGTCGCATGTGAAGTGGGCGCATTTCGGCTGCATCAGCCTCGTGCGCCAGCCGCTCGGCGCGACGCTCGCGAAGCTCGCCGCCGAACTACGCGAGCGCGGCGTGAAGATCAGCTTCGATCCGAACTACCGCAACCTGATGGCGCATGGCTACGAGCCGACGCTGCGCCAGATGGCGTCGCTCGCCGATCTGATCAAGGTATCGGACGAAGACCTGCGGCTGCTGTTCAAGACCGACGACGAAGCCGCCGCCCTCGCGCAATTGCGCGCGATGAACCCCACGGCGATCGTGCTCGTTACGCGCGGCTCGGAGACGGCGACGCTGATCGACGGCGACCGGATCGTCGAAGCGAAGCCGCCGCGCGTGGCCGTCGCCGATACGGTCGGCGCGGGCGACGCGTCGATCGGCGGGCTGCTGTTCAGTCTGATGACGGCGCCGCAACGCAAGTGGGAAGAACATCTGGCGTTCTCGCTCGCGGCAGGCGCGGCGGCTTGCCGCCATTCGGGCGCGCACTCGCCGACGCTCGATGAAGTGGTATCGCTGCTGCAGGATTGA
- a CDS encoding AGE family epimerase/isomerase, with protein sequence MKQPDTTLSNNTANHKAPPVASFRDGAFLLSHIEDTLRFYAPNVLDPSGGFFHFFRDDGSIYNRATRHLVSSCRYVFNYAMAYRQFGDPQHLEYAQHGLKFLRDAHWDPHHQGYDWEIDWRDGHKRTLDATRHCYGLAFVLLAYSHAAMAGIEEAKPMIAATFELMEHRFWDPAAGLYADEATADWSVSSYRGQNANMHTTEALLTAYEATGHLVYLDRAERVATNITLRQAKLSQGLVWEHFHADWSVDWHYNEEDSSNIFRPWGFQPGHQTEWAKLLLILERHRPLPWLLPRAIELFDAAMTHAWDNDHGGLYYGFGPDYTVCDHDKYFWVQAETFATAALLGQRTGNERFWDWYDEIWRYSWAHFVDHRYGAWYRILTCDNRKYSDEKSPAGKTDYHTMGACYEVLLHALQPAVQPSSASE encoded by the coding sequence ATGAAACAACCCGACACGACTCTTTCGAACAACACCGCCAATCACAAGGCGCCGCCTGTCGCGAGCTTCCGCGACGGCGCTTTCCTGCTGTCGCACATCGAGGACACGCTGCGCTTCTACGCGCCGAACGTGCTCGACCCGAGCGGCGGCTTCTTCCACTTCTTCCGCGACGACGGCTCGATCTACAACCGCGCGACGCGTCACCTGGTCAGCAGTTGCCGCTACGTGTTCAACTACGCGATGGCGTACCGGCAGTTCGGCGATCCGCAGCATCTGGAGTACGCGCAGCACGGCCTGAAGTTCCTGCGCGACGCGCACTGGGACCCGCATCACCAGGGCTACGACTGGGAGATCGACTGGCGCGACGGCCACAAGCGCACGCTCGACGCGACGCGCCACTGCTACGGCCTCGCGTTCGTGCTGCTCGCGTATTCGCACGCGGCGATGGCGGGCATCGAAGAAGCGAAGCCGATGATCGCCGCGACCTTCGAGCTGATGGAGCACCGCTTCTGGGACCCGGCAGCCGGCCTGTACGCCGACGAAGCCACGGCCGACTGGAGCGTGAGCTCGTATCGCGGCCAGAATGCGAACATGCACACCACAGAGGCGCTGCTCACCGCGTACGAGGCGACGGGCCATCTCGTGTACCTCGACCGCGCCGAGCGCGTCGCGACCAACATCACGCTGCGTCAGGCGAAGCTGTCGCAAGGTCTGGTGTGGGAGCACTTTCACGCGGACTGGTCGGTGGACTGGCACTACAACGAGGAAGACAGCTCGAACATCTTCCGCCCGTGGGGTTTCCAGCCCGGCCATCAGACGGAGTGGGCGAAGCTGCTGCTGATCCTGGAGCGCCACCGTCCGCTGCCGTGGCTGCTGCCGCGCGCGATCGAACTGTTCGACGCAGCGATGACGCACGCGTGGGACAACGATCACGGCGGCCTGTACTACGGCTTCGGCCCGGACTACACCGTCTGCGACCACGACAAATACTTCTGGGTGCAGGCCGAAACCTTCGCGACGGCCGCGCTGCTCGGCCAGCGCACGGGCAACGAACGCTTCTGGGACTGGTACGACGAGATCTGGCGCTACAGCTGGGCGCATTTCGTCGATCATCGATACGGCGCGTGGTACCGCATCCTCACGTGCGACAACCGCAAGTACAGCGACGAGAAGAGCCCGGCCGGCAAGACCGACTATCACACGATGGGCGCATGCTACGAAGTGCTGCTGCACGCACTGCAACCCGCGGTGCAGCCTTCCAGCGCGTCCGAATAA
- a CDS encoding LacI family DNA-binding transcriptional regulator, with product MATTIRDVARAASVSIGTVSRALKNQPGLSESTRERVVETARRLGYDSAQLRPRIRRLTFLLHRHHNNFAVSPFFSHVLHGVEDACRERGIVPSVLTAGPTEDVVQQMRLHAPDAIAVAGFVEPETLTTLVAMKRPLVLIDLWAPNLRSVNLDNQAGAALAMQHLFAQKRTRVAFIGGSLAHYSIAQRALGYRRAFFEAGLLFDPSLEITIDAGLDPDAGAALAMEQLLDRPGPRPDAVFAYNDLAALAALRVCLARGLRVPEDIAIVGFDDIPAAAHARPPLTTIAVDKEALGRRGVELLLEDTPSALDIRIPVQLVVRASTSVNMP from the coding sequence ATGGCTACAACGATCCGCGACGTCGCCCGCGCGGCCAGCGTGTCGATCGGCACCGTTTCACGCGCTCTGAAGAATCAACCCGGTTTGTCAGAATCGACGCGCGAACGCGTCGTCGAAACGGCCCGCCGGCTTGGCTACGATTCCGCGCAGTTGCGCCCGCGCATTCGCCGGCTCACGTTCCTGCTGCATCGTCATCACAACAACTTCGCCGTCAGCCCGTTCTTTTCGCACGTGCTGCATGGCGTCGAGGACGCGTGCCGCGAGCGCGGCATCGTGCCGTCCGTGCTGACAGCCGGTCCGACCGAGGACGTCGTCCAGCAGATGCGCCTGCATGCGCCCGACGCGATCGCCGTCGCCGGGTTCGTCGAGCCGGAAACGCTCACGACGCTCGTCGCAATGAAGCGCCCGCTCGTGCTGATCGATCTGTGGGCGCCAAACCTGCGTTCAGTGAATCTCGACAACCAGGCGGGCGCCGCGCTCGCGATGCAGCATCTGTTTGCACAGAAGCGCACGCGTGTCGCGTTCATCGGCGGCTCGCTCGCGCACTACAGCATCGCGCAGCGCGCGCTCGGCTACCGGCGCGCGTTTTTCGAAGCCGGCCTGCTATTCGATCCGTCGCTGGAAATCACGATCGACGCCGGCCTCGATCCCGACGCCGGCGCCGCGCTCGCGATGGAGCAACTGCTCGACCGCCCCGGCCCGCGCCCCGACGCCGTCTTCGCGTACAACGACCTCGCCGCGCTCGCCGCGCTGCGCGTGTGTCTCGCGCGCGGCCTGCGGGTGCCCGAAGACATCGCGATCGTCGGATTCGACGACATTCCCGCCGCCGCTCACGCGCGCCCGCCGCTCACGACGATCGCCGTCGACAAGGAAGCACTCGGCCGGCGCGGCGTCGAACTGCTGCTCGAAGACACGCCGTCCGCACTCGACATTCGCATTCCGGTCCAACTCGTTGTCCGTGCCAGTACTTCGGTGAACATGCCATGA
- a CDS encoding EAL domain-containing protein, with protein sequence MPQRSFSTIAAPRIVDLIAQRDLSAVFQPIVDFDDGAILGYEGLIRGPAGSALEAPYALFAQAAAEGSVIALERAAAHTCIEAFAKLKYEGKLFLNFSAGAIRQLADNREDTFVMLRNMGVDAERIVIELTEQSAIPDVASFLPAISMLRMAGAQFALDDYGTANASMNLWVRLQPDVVKIDRFFIHDIASDPLKFEAVKAMQHFAAASGARLVAEGIENEADLIVVRDMGISCGQGYFFGKPHAHPPRKVSDDAREALRAGHIAVFPEATRTVSASPSGGMASSKMVVHAPALPRNATNNDVLELFNRLPNLHAVAVVEHNEPVALINRRAFMDRYALPYHRELFGKRPCLLFANASPVIIEKSMTVEDMAKLLASDDQRYLADGFVITESGKYVGLGTGESLVRAVTEVRIEAARYANPLTFLPGNIPISSHITRLLGHEAGFYACYVDLNHFKPFNDQYGYWQGDEVLKFAAHVLADVCDPMRDFLGHVGGDDFLILFQSEDWRERAERAIHVFNEGAQRFYAPGDRLAGGIHGEDRRGNPTFFGFVTMAIGCVLVQPQSGETVYSSEDIASVAALAKRRAKSEASGLVMIGFEESQMLLQGRTAATVD encoded by the coding sequence ATGCCTCAACGCTCGTTCTCCACCATCGCAGCGCCGCGCATCGTCGATCTGATTGCGCAGCGTGACCTGTCCGCCGTGTTCCAGCCGATCGTCGATTTCGACGACGGCGCGATTCTCGGCTACGAAGGGCTGATCCGCGGACCGGCCGGTTCCGCGCTCGAGGCGCCGTACGCGCTGTTCGCGCAGGCGGCTGCCGAAGGCAGCGTCATCGCACTGGAGCGCGCCGCCGCGCACACCTGCATCGAGGCATTCGCGAAGCTCAAATACGAAGGCAAGCTGTTCCTGAATTTCAGCGCCGGCGCGATCCGTCAACTCGCCGACAACCGCGAAGACACCTTCGTGATGCTGCGCAACATGGGCGTCGACGCGGAGCGCATCGTGATCGAACTGACCGAGCAGAGCGCGATCCCCGATGTCGCCAGTTTCCTGCCCGCCATCTCGATGCTGCGCATGGCCGGCGCCCAGTTCGCACTCGACGACTACGGCACCGCGAACGCCAGCATGAATCTGTGGGTGCGTCTGCAGCCGGACGTCGTGAAGATCGACCGCTTCTTCATTCACGACATTGCCAGCGATCCGCTCAAGTTCGAAGCCGTCAAGGCGATGCAGCACTTCGCGGCCGCGAGCGGCGCGCGTCTGGTGGCCGAAGGCATCGAAAATGAGGCGGATCTGATCGTCGTGCGCGACATGGGGATCTCCTGCGGCCAGGGCTATTTTTTCGGCAAGCCGCATGCGCATCCGCCGCGCAAGGTCTCCGACGACGCGCGCGAAGCGTTGCGCGCCGGCCATATCGCCGTGTTCCCCGAAGCGACGCGCACGGTGAGCGCTTCGCCGTCGGGTGGGATGGCGTCGTCGAAAATGGTCGTGCATGCGCCCGCCCTGCCGCGCAACGCGACCAACAACGACGTGCTCGAACTCTTCAACCGGCTGCCGAACCTGCATGCCGTCGCCGTGGTCGAGCACAACGAGCCCGTCGCGCTGATCAACCGGCGCGCGTTCATGGACCGCTACGCGCTGCCTTACCACCGCGAGCTGTTCGGCAAGCGGCCGTGCCTGCTGTTTGCGAATGCATCACCCGTCATCATCGAAAAATCGATGACGGTCGAAGACATGGCCAAACTGCTCGCCAGCGACGACCAGCGCTACCTCGCGGACGGCTTCGTCATCACCGAAAGCGGCAAGTACGTCGGCCTCGGCACGGGTGAAAGCCTGGTGCGCGCGGTGACGGAAGTGCGCATCGAGGCGGCCCGTTATGCGAATCCGCTGACTTTCCTGCCGGGCAACATTCCGATCAGCTCTCACATCACGCGACTGCTCGGCCACGAAGCCGGCTTTTACGCGTGCTACGTCGATCTGAACCACTTCAAACCGTTCAACGACCAGTACGGCTACTGGCAAGGCGACGAGGTACTGAAGTTCGCCGCGCACGTGCTCGCTGACGTCTGCGATCCGATGCGCGATTTTCTCGGCCACGTCGGCGGCGATGATTTTCTGATCCTGTTTCAGAGCGAGGACTGGCGCGAGCGCGCGGAGCGCGCCATTCACGTGTTCAACGAAGGCGCGCAGCGCTTCTACGCGCCGGGCGACCGCCTGGCGGGAGGCATCCATGGCGAGGACCGGCGCGGCAATCCGACGTTCTTCGGCTTCGTGACGATGGCGATCGGCTGCGTGCTGGTTCAGCCGCAATCGGGCGAGACCGTGTACAGCAGCGAAGACATTGCATCCGTCGCTGCGCTCGCGAAGCGCCGCGCGAAAAGCGAAGCGTCCGGTCTCGTGATGATCGGGTTCGAAGAAAGCCAGATGTTGCTGCAAGGGCGCACGGCGGCAACCGTCGACTAA
- a CDS encoding bile acid:sodium symporter family protein, producing MARPKLLPDNFTLCLIGTVIFASLLPVHGQAATAFNWVTDFAVGLLFFLHGAKLSREAIIAGATHWRLHLVVLLSTFALFPILGLVLKPLLSPLVTPALYAGILFLCTLPSTVQSSIAFTSIAKGNVPAAVCSASASSLLGIFITPALVSVIVTSQAASGTSPWHTVWNIVLQLLVPFVAGQLLRPMIGGWIDRNRGVLKFVDQGSILLVVYAAFSEAVNEGLWHQIPLVALGGLLVVCAVLLALALLVTMFVSKRLGFSRADQITIIFCGSKKSLAAGVPMAKVIFATHAVGAVVLPLMLFHQIQLMVCAALAQRWGARDVSAEKRAAQKKSTTAAVARR from the coding sequence ATGGCCCGTCCGAAACTCCTGCCCGACAACTTCACGCTGTGCCTGATCGGCACGGTGATTTTCGCGAGCCTGCTGCCCGTGCACGGCCAGGCGGCAACGGCGTTCAACTGGGTGACGGATTTCGCGGTCGGCCTGCTGTTCTTCCTGCACGGCGCCAAGCTCTCGCGCGAAGCGATCATTGCGGGCGCCACGCACTGGCGGCTGCATCTGGTGGTGCTGCTAAGCACGTTCGCGCTCTTTCCGATACTCGGGCTCGTACTCAAACCGCTTCTTTCGCCCCTCGTGACGCCTGCGCTCTACGCCGGCATCCTCTTCCTCTGTACGCTGCCGTCGACGGTTCAGTCGTCGATCGCGTTCACGTCGATTGCGAAGGGCAATGTGCCCGCCGCCGTATGCAGCGCGTCCGCTTCGAGCCTGCTCGGCATCTTCATCACGCCCGCGCTCGTCAGCGTGATCGTCACGAGCCAGGCCGCGAGCGGCACGTCGCCGTGGCATACGGTGTGGAACATCGTGCTGCAACTGCTGGTGCCGTTCGTCGCCGGGCAGTTGCTGCGGCCGATGATCGGCGGATGGATCGACCGCAACCGCGGCGTGCTGAAGTTCGTCGACCAGGGCTCGATCCTGCTGGTGGTGTATGCCGCGTTCAGCGAGGCCGTGAACGAAGGCCTCTGGCATCAGATTCCGCTCGTCGCGCTGGGCGGCCTGCTCGTGGTGTGCGCGGTGCTGCTGGCGCTCGCGCTGCTGGTGACGATGTTCGTCAGCAAGCGCCTTGGCTTCAGCCGCGCCGACCAGATCACGATCATCTTCTGCGGCTCGAAGAAGAGCCTCGCCGCCGGTGTGCCGATGGCGAAAGTGATTTTCGCCACGCACGCGGTGGGCGCCGTCGTGCTGCCGCTGATGCTGTTCCATCAGATTCAGCTCATGGTTTGCGCCGCGCTCGCGCAACGCTGGGGCGCGCGCGATGTCAGCGCCGAGAAGCGCGCCGCGCAAAAGAAGAGCACGACGGCCGCTGTTGCGCGCCGTTAG
- a CDS encoding porin: MNTTVSRALRTTLKASVIGALLAVASTSSFAQSSVQLYGQVDEWVGVTKFPGSQSAWNVSGGGMSTSYWGIKGAEDLGNGYKAIFTLEDFFRAQNGKFGRFDGDTFFGRNAYVGIESPYGTVTAGRLTTQLFVSTILFNPFIDSYVFSPAVYHVFLGLGTFPTYTTDMGVVGDSGWNNAIQYSSPDFSGLSGSAMYALGNSADHNGSKKYSAQFLYFHGPFAATGVFQYVNFNNSPTDLGSLVAGLKSQSVGQLGVSYDLKFVKFYGQYMYTKNDQDVGSWHVNTAQGGVSVPLGTGTVMASYAYSRDAGGLDQMHQSAAIGYDYPLSKRTDVYAAYLYDKYTGQASGYTAGAGIRAKF, translated from the coding sequence ATGAATACCACCGTCAGCCGTGCGCTGAGAACAACCCTGAAGGCTAGCGTCATCGGCGCCTTGCTGGCTGTTGCATCGACGTCGTCGTTCGCGCAGTCGAGCGTGCAGCTTTATGGTCAGGTCGACGAATGGGTCGGCGTCACGAAGTTCCCGGGCAGCCAGAGCGCATGGAACGTGTCGGGCGGCGGTATGTCGACGTCGTACTGGGGCATCAAGGGTGCCGAAGATCTGGGCAACGGCTACAAGGCGATCTTCACCCTGGAAGACTTCTTCCGTGCGCAGAACGGCAAGTTCGGCCGCTTCGACGGCGACACGTTCTTCGGGCGTAACGCGTACGTCGGCATCGAGTCGCCGTACGGCACGGTGACGGCGGGCCGTCTGACCACGCAACTGTTCGTGTCGACGATTCTGTTCAACCCGTTCATCGACTCGTACGTGTTCTCGCCGGCGGTCTATCACGTGTTCCTCGGCCTGGGCACGTTCCCGACCTACACGACTGACATGGGCGTGGTCGGCGACTCCGGCTGGAACAACGCGATCCAGTATTCGTCGCCGGACTTCAGCGGCCTGTCGGGCAGCGCGATGTATGCACTGGGCAATTCGGCGGATCACAACGGCTCGAAGAAATACAGCGCGCAGTTCCTGTATTTCCACGGTCCGTTCGCGGCGACGGGCGTGTTCCAGTACGTGAACTTCAACAACTCGCCGACCGACCTCGGATCGCTGGTTGCTGGCCTGAAGAGCCAGTCGGTTGGCCAGCTGGGCGTGTCGTACGACCTGAAGTTCGTGAAGTTCTACGGCCAGTACATGTACACGAAGAACGACCAGGACGTCGGCAGCTGGCACGTGAACACGGCGCAGGGCGGCGTGTCGGTGCCGCTGGGCACGGGCACGGTGATGGCGTCGTACGCATACTCGCGCGACGCGGGCGGTCTGGACCAGATGCACCAGTCGGCGGCGATCGGCTACGACTACCCGCTGTCGAAGCGCACCGACGTCTACGCGGCGTATCTCTACGACAAGTACACGGGCCAGGCTTCGGGCTATACGGCCGGCGCCGGTATCCGCGCGAAGTTCTGA
- a CDS encoding LysR family transcriptional regulator, which translates to MDTLVSMKVFRHVVEVGSFVGAAEKMDMSAAMASKHVMHLEQQLGARLLNRTTRRVAPTEAGREYYERLSQVLGELDEAEQAVGAASIVPQGRLRVSTLSAFGLRHVMSAVADYATQHPQVTVDITLSDRVVELIDEGFDVAIRASPSGLKSSSLIARQVATAHLVLCASPDYIERHGAPRNTADLARHNFIQYAGVSALELVAGANADSARVKLSGNLVVNHLEAQRVVVLQGAALALLGTEVIGDDLAAGRLVPLLVDELPPRELPIHVVYASRRHLSAKVRSFVDFIAERFSSETLWPTLEQIRALAVR; encoded by the coding sequence ATGGATACCCTCGTCAGCATGAAAGTGTTTCGCCACGTGGTCGAAGTCGGCAGCTTTGTCGGCGCGGCGGAGAAGATGGACATGTCGGCGGCGATGGCGAGCAAGCATGTGATGCATCTCGAGCAGCAACTCGGCGCGCGCTTGCTGAACCGGACCACGCGCCGCGTCGCGCCGACGGAAGCGGGCCGCGAGTATTACGAACGGCTGAGCCAGGTGCTGGGCGAACTCGACGAAGCCGAGCAGGCAGTCGGCGCGGCGAGCATCGTGCCGCAAGGGCGCTTGCGTGTGTCGACGTTGTCGGCGTTCGGTCTGCGGCACGTCATGAGTGCCGTCGCCGATTACGCAACGCAGCATCCGCAAGTCACCGTCGATATCACGCTGTCGGACCGCGTCGTCGAACTGATCGACGAGGGCTTCGACGTCGCGATCCGCGCATCGCCGTCCGGGCTGAAGTCGTCGTCGCTGATCGCGCGTCAGGTGGCGACCGCGCATCTCGTGTTGTGCGCGTCGCCGGACTATATCGAGCGCCACGGCGCACCCAGAAACACCGCCGATCTCGCGCGCCACAACTTCATCCAGTACGCAGGCGTGTCGGCGCTCGAACTGGTCGCGGGCGCGAATGCGGACAGCGCGCGCGTCAAGCTGTCGGGCAATCTGGTCGTCAATCATCTGGAGGCGCAGCGCGTCGTCGTGTTGCAGGGCGCGGCGCTCGCGCTGCTCGGCACGGAGGTGATCGGCGACGATCTCGCCGCCGGCCGTCTCGTGCCGCTACTCGTCGACGAACTGCCGCCGCGCGAGTTGCCCATCCACGTCGTCTACGCGAGCCGCCGGCATCTGTCGGCGAAGGTGCGTTCGTTTGTCGATTTCATCGCGGAGCGCTTTTCCAGCGAGACGCTATGGCCGACGCTGGAGCAGATCAGGGCGCTTGCTGTGCGGTGA